In Chelmon rostratus isolate fCheRos1 chromosome 4, fCheRos1.pri, whole genome shotgun sequence, a genomic segment contains:
- the guk1b gene encoding guanylate kinase 1b isoform X2, whose translation MSGPRPVVLSGPSGAGKSTLLKRLMKEHEGVFGFSVSHTTRNPRPGEEDGKDYHFTTREAMQERIDKGDFIENAEFSGNMYGTSKAAIEDVQARNLICILDVDIQGVKRIKETDLNPIYISIQPPSMEILEKRLRDRQTETEESLQKRLEAARVDMELSQEPGVFDVVIVNDDLERAYEELKEILNEEIKKVQEAKS comes from the exons ATGTCAGGACCGAGGCCCGTGGTGCTGAGCGGCCCCTCCGGAGCAGGGAAGAGCACCCTGCTGAAGAGGCTGATGAAGGAACACGAGGGCGTCTTCGGATTCAGCGTGTCTC ACACAACAAGAAACCCTCGACCAGGAGAGGAAGATGGCAAAG ATTACCACTTCACAACGAGAGAGGCCATGCAGGAGCGAATCGACAAAGGAGACTTCATCGAAAACGCTGAGTTTTCTGGCAACATGTATGGAACGAG TAAAGCTGCCATAGAAGACGTGCAGGCCAGGAACCTAATCTGCATCTTAGATGTCGACATCCAGGGAGTGAAGAGGATTAAAGAGACTGACCTGAACCCCATCTACATCTCCATCCAGCCTCCATCCATGGAGATCCTG GAAAAGCGACTgagggacaggcagacagagacagaggagagcttACAGAAACGCCTGGAGGCAGCACGCGTTGATATGGAGCTCA GTCAGGAGCCCGGAGTGTTTGATGTTGTTATCGTCAATGACGACTTAGAGAGGGCCTACGAGGAGCTGAAAGAGATCCTCAATGAA gaaatcaaaaaagttcaggaGGCCAAATCATAA
- the guk1b gene encoding guanylate kinase 1b isoform X1, whose protein sequence is MSGPRPVVLSGPSGAGKSTLLKRLMKEHEGVFGFSVSHTTRNPRPGEEDGKGLNKLPMLLGATLLPVADVLSSEDLEMSTSFSCPNESETADKDYHFTTREAMQERIDKGDFIENAEFSGNMYGTSKAAIEDVQARNLICILDVDIQGVKRIKETDLNPIYISIQPPSMEILEKRLRDRQTETEESLQKRLEAARVDMELSQEPGVFDVVIVNDDLERAYEELKEILNEEIKKVQEAKS, encoded by the exons ATGTCAGGACCGAGGCCCGTGGTGCTGAGCGGCCCCTCCGGAGCAGGGAAGAGCACCCTGCTGAAGAGGCTGATGAAGGAACACGAGGGCGTCTTCGGATTCAGCGTGTCTC ACACAACAAGAAACCCTCGACCAGGAGAGGAAGATGGCAAAG GGCTGAACAAGCTCCCCATGCTTCTGGGGGCTACTTTACTGCCCGTAGCAGACGTCTTATCCTCTGAAGACTTAGAAATGTCAACCTCATTTTCGTGTCCAAACGAATCAGAAACCGCAGATAAAG ATTACCACTTCACAACGAGAGAGGCCATGCAGGAGCGAATCGACAAAGGAGACTTCATCGAAAACGCTGAGTTTTCTGGCAACATGTATGGAACGAG TAAAGCTGCCATAGAAGACGTGCAGGCCAGGAACCTAATCTGCATCTTAGATGTCGACATCCAGGGAGTGAAGAGGATTAAAGAGACTGACCTGAACCCCATCTACATCTCCATCCAGCCTCCATCCATGGAGATCCTG GAAAAGCGACTgagggacaggcagacagagacagaggagagcttACAGAAACGCCTGGAGGCAGCACGCGTTGATATGGAGCTCA GTCAGGAGCCCGGAGTGTTTGATGTTGTTATCGTCAATGACGACTTAGAGAGGGCCTACGAGGAGCTGAAAGAGATCCTCAATGAA gaaatcaaaaaagttcaggaGGCCAAATCATAA
- the rnf220b gene encoding E3 ubiquitin-protein ligase RNF220: MDLHRPFKMDSPSYLPAPLASPALMVLASTAEAGRDASVPCQAPRPFGVPASVEKDLHLPFPSASYTFTSMYQRQGPMSGTFPSRDFPASLLHLHPQFTPPNLDCSTLSMLNHSGVGAFRPFSSPQEERESGVYQSAFTPAKRLKSCFPEVEGKEFDFGSPGGSLKAGEDSGRKLFSMSGLLSDGEASSSPEERKEHSKVKGLYDAQAPMCPVCQAVLRPGELQDHMEQELTKLAQLQISATPAQADHLMRTPKSLSLSLHIKREGGSPTSPPRPSEDTHSDRYQTFLRVRANRHTRLNVDDLCWCRCYVKSAPLRPHSAGAHLDCTQAVRIGKLKRRKPEEGQEGSADLAPLEGEWNERRRIQMTSIVGGFKGAVLVSTTSKECRDSDADLDVDGDDTLEYGRAQYTETDVIPCSGESSKDTAVNSSSSSTVPDSRVNPEFSKWSDDGSPSTSSGDKVDGSGAGLPKTCRNAEIEALSEDSTLTTLDALKARIRDLEKQLSKGDRFKCLICMDTYTTPLTSIQCWHVHCEECWLRTLGAKKLCPQCNTITSPGDLRRVFL; the protein is encoded by the exons ATGGACCTCCACCGCCCCTTCAAGATGGACAGCCCCTCCTACCTGCCAGCTCCACTGGCCTCACCCGCCCTGATGGTCCTCGCCTCCACCGCCGAGGCCGGCCGAGATGCCTCCGTCCCCTGCCAGGCTCCCAGGCCCTTCGGCGTCCCCGCCTCCGTGGAAAAAGACCTCCACCTCCCCTTCCCCTCGGCCTcttacaccttcacctccatgTATCAGCGGCAGGGCCCCATGTCGGGCACCTTTCCCTCCCGAGACTTCCCGGCCTCCCTGCTCCACCTGCACCCCCAGTTCACCCCACCAAACCTGGACTGCTCCACCCTGAGCATGCTCAACCACAGCGGGGTGGGCGCCTTCCGGCCTTTCTCCTCCCCGCAAGAGGAGAGGGAGTCGGGGGTTTACCAGTCAGCTTTCACCCCTGCCAAGAGGCTGAAAAGCTGCTTCCCGGAGGTGGAGGGGAAGGAGTTTGACTTCGGCTCCCCGGGAGGCTCCCTCAAAGCTGGGGAGGACTCAGGGAGGAAGCTGTTCTCCATGTCCGGCCTGCTGTCGGATGGAGAGGCTTCGTCGAGCCCGGAGGAGCGCAAAGAGCACA GCAAAGTGAAGGGTCTCTATGATGCTCAGGCTCCCATGTGTCCAGTCTGCCAGGCTGTTCTGCGACCAGGAGAGCTGCAGGACCACATGGAGCAGGAGCTGACCAAACTGGCCCAGCTACAAATCAG tgccACTCCAGCGCAGGCCGACCACCTCATGAGGACGCCGAAG tctctctcgctctctcttcacATCAAGCGTGAAGGAGGCTCTCCCACCTCGCCCCCTCGGCCGTCTGAGGACACCCACTCCGACAGATACCAG acgTTCCTCCGCGTGCGGGCCAACAGACACACCAGACTCAATG TCGATGACCTCTGCTGGTGCAGGTGCTACGTCAAATCTGCCCCATTACGCCCCCACAGCGCAGGAGCCCACCTAGACTGCACACAAGCTG TCAGGATCgggaagctgaagaggaggaaaccaGAAGAGGGACAG gaggGTTCAGCGGACTTGGCGCCGTTGGAGGGCGAGTGGAACGAGAGGAGAAGGATACAGATGACGTCTATAGTCGGAGGCTTTAAAG GTGCAGTCTTGGTGAGCACGACTTCCAAAGAGTGTCGGGACAGCGACGCAGACCTGGACGTGGATGGAGACGACACTCTGGAGTACGGCAGGGCGCA atacacagagacagacgtCATCCCCTGCTCAGGAGAAAGCTCCAAGGACACAGCAGTGAA cagcagcagcagcagcacggtgCCTGACTCCAGAGTAAATCCAGAGTTTTCCAAATGGTCAGATGACG GGAGTCCATCTACGAGCAGCGGAGACAAAGTGGACGGCAGCGGAGCCGGTCTCCCCAAAACCTGCAGAAACGCTGAGATCGAAGC gctCTCCGAGGATTCCACGCTGACAACTCTGGATGCACTTAAAGCTCGGATACGGGATTTGGAGAAACAGCTGTCTAAAGGAGACAGATTTAAATGCCTCATCTGCATG gacacCTACACAAcccctctcacctccatccAGTGCTGGCACGTTCACTGCGAGGAGTGCTGGCTTCGGACGCTG ggagCAAAGAAGCTGTGTCCTCAGTGCAACACCATCACCTCACCTGGAGACCTGAGGCGGGTCTTCCTGTGA